The Candidatus Binatia bacterium nucleotide sequence TTTCGTTCATGGAGAATATTGGAGCGCGGAGGCCGAGGATCAAGTCGCGGTGGGAGAAAAAGTCCGAGTGGTCGGCTTTGACGGCATGTGTCTCAAGGTGAACAGGCTGTCTCAAGGCCGTCAAGGGAGTTGAGAATGGAGGGTGCGATGCTTGGAGTTGGACCGTTTGCTACGTTCCTGGTGATTGCCGTCGTCCTGCTGATCAGCGGGATTAAAATTGTGAAGGAGTACGAGCGGGCCGTGATTTTCCGGCTCGGGCGCATGGTCGAGCCGCGGGGACCGGGAATCATCTATGTCATCCCGGTCATCGAAAAGATGAGCCGCATGGATCTCCGGGTCATCACTTTGGACATTCCGCCGCAGGACGTGATCACGAGAGACAATGTTTCGATCAAGGTCAACGCGGTCCTCTATTTCAGAGTCCTGGATCCTAACCGGGCGGTGCGCGAGGTGGAGAACTATCTCTTTTCAACGTCTCAGCTCGCGCAGACGACCTTGCGCAGCGTTTGCGGCGAGTGCGCGTTGGACGAGCTGTTGGCGGAGCGCGAAAAGATCAACGCGCACCTGCAGACCATCATCGAACAGCACACCGATCCCTGGGGCATCAAAGTCACGCAAGTGGCGATCAAGCAGATCGATCTGCCCCAGGAGATGCAGCGCGCGATGGCCAAGCAGGCCGAAGCGGAGCGAGAGCGGCGCGCCAAGGTGATCCACGCGGACGGAGAATTTCAGGCCTCGCAGAAGCTCGCGGACGCGGC carries:
- a CDS encoding slipin family protein, producing the protein MLGVGPFATFLVIAVVLLISGIKIVKEYERAVIFRLGRMVEPRGPGIIYVIPVIEKMSRMDLRVITLDIPPQDVITRDNVSIKVNAVLYFRVLDPNRAVREVENYLFSTSQLAQTTLRSVCGECALDELLAEREKINAHLQTIIEQHTDPWGIKVTQVAIKQIDLPQEMQRAMAKQAEAERERRAKVIHADGEFQASQKLADAAEVMGKSPMALQLRFLQSLVEIASEKNSTTIFPVPIDLLAPFIKKSEP